The following are from one region of the Fervidobacterium sp. genome:
- a CDS encoding polysaccharide export protein: MRRYTVITLVIFCLSLAFSSIRVGDYISVDVFGQKELSKTFLVSSDGTISYPYVGTIRVVGLTVDQVKSIIEQGLRKIIKDPIVTVYIEKYAPRYVFLQGVVNQAIDISYIPNLTLTKVLSLTGLDIMKTTTTAKDGNTRDIDFTKVQLIRGGKPTTYNLLPFLYGEYLANDPIISEGDIIYLPSLTDDKKIIVIGAYNLTTGYEPGMSLRTLLLRLGPLDKEKVQIENAVLTIDNKPVLVNLENVINGRINYELKPGATLYIPKRDDRYVYVVGYVLNPGVQFFNADEEMTLAFAIAKAGGIEKEYEKWIEKINIITPNVGSKEYAKDVLKNANEVKLTNACIIEVKKYPEFKVYLTGDFVMQSQVVFEPDEPKTLQQLFVKIGGLKTDQFKWIESIKINGNAVDKTKLESYTLKDKDVVEIKKYPEFKVYLTGDFVMQSQTTGVSGFTGQSQVVFEPDEPKTLQQLFVKIGGLKT; the protein is encoded by the coding sequence GTGAGAAGGTACACAGTCATAACATTAGTAATTTTTTGTTTGAGTTTAGCTTTTTCTAGTATACGTGTTGGAGACTACATATCCGTAGATGTTTTTGGTCAAAAGGAACTTAGCAAAACTTTTTTGGTGTCTTCCGATGGGACAATTTCTTACCCGTATGTCGGTACTATTAGAGTTGTAGGACTAACTGTTGATCAGGTCAAATCCATAATTGAGCAAGGACTGAGAAAGATAATCAAAGACCCGATTGTAACAGTTTACATCGAGAAATATGCGCCAAGATATGTTTTTCTACAAGGAGTAGTAAATCAAGCTATAGATATTTCTTATATTCCCAATTTGACCTTAACAAAAGTTTTGTCTCTTACTGGCTTGGATATTATGAAAACGACTACAACAGCGAAAGACGGAAATACAAGAGATATCGATTTTACTAAAGTTCAGCTGATAAGAGGTGGAAAACCAACAACTTACAATCTTTTACCGTTTCTCTACGGTGAATACTTGGCAAATGACCCAATTATATCGGAGGGTGATATAATTTACCTCCCATCTCTAACAGATGATAAAAAAATAATAGTAATAGGCGCATATAACCTCACTACTGGTTACGAGCCGGGCATGAGTTTAAGGACGTTGTTGTTAAGATTAGGACCTCTCGATAAAGAAAAAGTACAAATAGAAAATGCTGTACTTACAATCGATAATAAGCCCGTTTTAGTGAATCTTGAAAATGTAATAAATGGAAGGATAAATTACGAGCTAAAGCCTGGTGCAACACTTTACATTCCAAAGCGTGATGATAGATATGTTTATGTAGTCGGTTATGTACTTAACCCAGGAGTACAGTTTTTTAATGCAGATGAAGAAATGACGTTGGCTTTTGCGATTGCTAAAGCGGGTGGAATAGAAAAGGAATATGAAAAATGGATTGAAAAAATTAATATTATCACTCCTAATGTGGGCTCAAAAGAATATGCAAAGGACGTATTAAAAAATGCCAACGAAGTGAAACTAACGAACGCATGCATAATAGAAGTGAAGAAATACCCAGAATTTAAAGTCTACCTAACAGGAGACTTTGTGATGCAAAGTCAAGTTGTATTCGAACCAGATGAACCAAAGACATTGCAGCAATTGTTTGTAAAAATAGGAGGATTAAAAACAGATCAATTCAAGTGGATAGAAAGCATAAAGATAAATGGAAATGCGGTTGATAAAACAAAACTCGAATCGTATACATTAAAAGACAAAGATGTGGTGGAGATAAAGAAATACCCAGAATTTAAAGTCTACCTAACAGGAGACTTTGTGATGCAAAGTCAGACAACGGGAGTAAGTGGGTTTACAGGACAAAGTCAAGTTGTATTCGAACCAGATGAACCAAAGACATTGCAGCAATTGTTTGTAAAAATAGGAGGATTAAAAAC
- a CDS encoding nucleotide sugar dehydrogenase — MGLYEKILGRQAVVGVIGMGYVGLPLAVEKARAGFKVIGFDIQQKRVDMINRGENYIGDVDDEELKELVISGKLRATTNFDELSNCDVISICVPTPLDKFKQPDLSYIIKSTEEIKRRLRKGQLIVLESTTYPGTTDEVVLPILEQTGLKVGKDFYLAFSPERVDPGNPRYKTRNTPKVVGGMTSECTKHAVALYENVLEAGVFPVSSPKAAEMTKILENTFRLVNIALVQEMTKIANKMGINIWEVIDAAATKPFGYMPFYPGPGIGGHCIPIDPFYLVYKAREYDLHMMLVELAGEISDGMPQYVVERLADILNDRRKCFNGTNILLLGVAYKGNIDDLRESPALKVIELLEKKKVNVYYYDPFIPEFEHNGKHYKRCELTDEFLKTIDGAVITSGHTIGIDYEYIAKRVPFVFDTKNVTKGKYENVILL; from the coding sequence ATGGGATTATACGAAAAGATACTTGGAAGGCAGGCAGTTGTAGGTGTTATCGGAATGGGATACGTTGGTCTTCCGTTAGCTGTGGAAAAGGCAAGGGCAGGTTTTAAGGTTATTGGTTTTGATATTCAGCAAAAGCGCGTTGATATGATCAATCGCGGGGAAAATTACATCGGTGATGTCGATGACGAAGAATTGAAAGAACTAGTAATTTCCGGGAAGTTGAGGGCAACGACCAATTTTGATGAGCTTTCAAATTGTGATGTGATTAGTATCTGTGTACCAACTCCTCTTGATAAATTTAAACAACCTGATTTAAGCTATATAATTAAGAGTACCGAAGAAATTAAAAGACGATTAAGAAAGGGACAACTGATCGTGCTTGAAAGTACCACCTACCCAGGTACAACGGATGAGGTTGTGCTTCCAATACTTGAACAAACAGGACTTAAGGTAGGTAAAGATTTTTATCTTGCATTTAGTCCCGAGCGTGTGGATCCTGGTAATCCCCGGTATAAAACACGTAATACACCAAAGGTTGTGGGGGGTATGACTTCTGAGTGTACAAAACATGCCGTTGCTCTTTATGAGAATGTGCTTGAAGCAGGTGTTTTTCCGGTTTCCTCACCAAAGGCTGCGGAGATGACCAAAATTCTTGAGAATACTTTCAGGCTTGTAAATATTGCGCTTGTTCAGGAGATGACAAAGATTGCAAATAAAATGGGAATTAATATCTGGGAAGTTATAGATGCTGCAGCTACAAAGCCTTTTGGTTATATGCCATTTTACCCCGGACCAGGCATTGGTGGGCATTGTATACCAATCGATCCATTTTATCTTGTTTACAAGGCAAGAGAGTATGATTTGCATATGATGCTTGTTGAACTAGCGGGAGAGATTTCAGATGGTATGCCTCAGTATGTTGTCGAAAGATTGGCTGATATACTAAACGATAGAAGAAAGTGTTTTAATGGCACGAATATATTGTTGCTTGGCGTAGCTTATAAAGGTAATATTGATGATTTACGTGAAAGTCCAGCACTAAAAGTGATTGAGTTGCTAGAGAAGAAGAAGGTAAATGTTTATTACTATGATCCATTTATTCCAGAATTTGAGCATAATGGAAAGCACTATAAACGTTGTGAATTAACGGACGAATTTTTGAAAACCATCGATGGTGCTGTCATTACTTCAGGACATACGATTGGCATTGATTACGAATATATAGCCAAACGCGTTCCTTTTGTGTTCGATACAAAGAATGTTACAAAAGGAAAGTACGAGAATGTAATACTTTTATGA